AGAAGTTCATGGGCACGGAATATGACGTCCTCGACAACGACCTCGTCTACTACGTCCGATCCAACCTCAAGCCCCGCAGATGCATCGCCCTTGCTCTCGCCGTCAACGTCGAGTGAGTCGAACGAACTCTAACCCTAATCTCGAACCTTCCTCTCTCGATCTCGACTacttaaatttgtaatgtataGTTATACAAAGGGTGTGTATCTCTCTCCTCTAATGGTCTCGGAGGACGCAAAGTATCGGCTAAGATATGGACTTACCGAAAAGAGGTTGAAGGCGCTGTGATACTTCATGAAATCGTCGGTGTTAGTCAAAAATGCCCTAAATGAGGGTACAAAGGGGTACGATTTTTATGTAAcaatttttttctcctataatttttttttttatctttcgttgttttttattgaattataattttattctaaatattttaaaatattttttatattattaaatttaatcaaatatgatcaaatatgattatatccgccgcatcgcaCAGGTTGCTACACTaatcattaattataaatactaccaaattatttttgcattaataatgcatcaatatttagttaatcAGAATTTGATTATATGATcggcttaattaattataaaattctaaaagTTCAAGCTAAAAATAACaaccaattaaaatttgagggtcACAATATCACACGattcatagtttgagaaccaaacatGCAACTtaccttaataataataatgattgaCTCACCTAGGCCCGGATCGTCTGTATCTGCGCGCATATATACaatcttttattataattaggTAATATGAAATGGTACGAGTCGACAATAATACCAATACTAATCTATACTATCTGATAGGCTTCACTCAACAAACAGTNTATATAGCTAAgctagtatactatcgatagcacggaggcctccgtgttacaaagttgttttcaatgatgcaacttccaaatcgacgatcaactctgttagacttgatctacactattaaaagtatttgaaaactaaatttcataatttttcaatgttATTTGGCTagtagtgatcaaaaggtttcaaaattgacaattttaatggtcgatgtgatgcgtttgtgaatttaacagtgtaaaacaatccaaatttgatgaaatttttatagaaaattatgtTTACTATTTAGATTAAGATCAGTacatttgatcttaaattcaagtcttttttcattattttttatgagatttttattttcagtcgttcatttttagactactagtttgataggcaaatgatgtcaaaaaattatgaaatttatttttaaaatatttttaatagtgtaggtcaagtctaacggaactgattgtcgatttgaaagtcgtaTAATTGAAAgcaacttggtagtacggaggcttccgtgcttctGATAGTATGAAAAAGGAGAAGCAGAGGAAACAACTTTACTCTCTTTACTCTCATAAAGAGCcggggaggagaaggaggagggtcggagagaaaaaaaaaaaaaaaaaaaaagtcgctcCGTGCCTCAGCGTGGTCTAGGCGATAAACTTGGGGTGCCGTGCGAGGGTAAGAGTGCGCCGGACAAGACGAGGCGGCTCCCTCCACCTTTGCCGCCGCCTTGCCTCCCCTCTCGCCGCCGTGTGTTGGAGAAGATGAAAAAAgaacgaggaaaaaaaaaaaaataaagagaagagaaatacaaatatttggtcagttttctgaaaatttgatctgaatttgaaaattacaaaaaagcgatctactttataaaaaattataaaataatatttttaatataattggctaaattttttttttttatagtttcacgtcgaccaaacagcccctcaataaaagaaaggaaaaaaaaaaaaatcatccatGTTCCCACGTGGCCATGTCCCAATGCGTATGTGAATATTGATCAGAGGCAAACGGGATATTTTTAACGGGGGTCGTAATCTTTATCCCGAGTTAACCCGCaaaccctactctctctctctctgtctctcttctCTCCTGTCTTACTCCTGACCTGGAGTATATTAAGCAAGCCCTAAGCCCATCGACTCCATTTACGCCATCGGATCAAGCAGGCACGAGGGGGAAAACAGCGATCACAAAAAAAGAAGGGGCCAcaaaaaaattggtaaaaatcaaaaaaaccCTTCGAGAGGAGGCGTCCGAGGCGGTCGAGATCGTAAGCTCTTCTCCTAATTCCCCCGCACACCTTTTACTTCCccaatttctagggttttgtcCTTTAGGATTGGTCGATTCGGCTCGAATTCTCGCCCAATTcgtaatattattaattatatttgtttagTATCGTGAATTTTGTGTTAGAATCGTTTGCTAATTGCATGATTTGGCTTTATTTTCGGATTATATTGCCCTATGGATGCATATGAGGTTGTTCCTGTTCAAATCGCCTACCCTAGATTGCAAATACCACTTTGAAATTGTTGCCTTTGCTTGTttcaacccttttttttttatcagtgATGCGAAATGTGATGAGTCTAGATTTAAAGTTTGGTTTCAAAGCTATTGGGATTAATTGGTGCCAAAACATAGTAATTGGTAGGCGAACTTTCATTCGTTCTGATCTATCAGGTTTGTAGTTTATACTAAACTGGCGTATAAATTGGCAACTTCTGTAGTATCTTTTTGTGcaacaaactcaaaatttaggGTTAAACTAATTTTTTGGTTCAATAGAAAAGCTTGTACcgtatttttctaatttttttgggtCAATACAAAAGTTAGTACCGTATGTTTTAGAATCATAATGAAAGTACGtgtttttcctctcttttatttctttgaGATTTAATATTGTTTGTTGGTGAATGTAGATAATCGATATCCTTGAGAATCATGATCGCCTTTTGTTGTCTTTCTAACATGTTTTGTTGCCTTTCTAACATGTTGCTCTGGTGATGCACCGTGCACGTGCCTATTAAGCCTTGTCCATTTAGATTGTTTTTTGGtacaatacaataaaaatacataGATTGTTTTTTGGTCTATGGAATTTTGAGATGGCAATATCTTTGTGAGAGTTCCTAAACTTGAAACTTGTAACAGATGGGAACTCGGTGTGAAATCTTATATATCTTATGAGTGTTTAGTTATAGAAGTCTGCTTTTTGCATTAGTAGAATCTTTTTGACTCAGAGGCATGCACTGTATCCAATGCCACTTTTAAGTTCAAAAGTTTAAGAATAAGTTGTAGATTACTGTTTATTTCTGGAGATTCCTGCAGGTAATCACACCAGTACTTTGCAAGAAGGATgcataaataatttgtttgttggtttttattttctaccttCTGTTTGCTATGATGACTATATTAGTGCTCAGGCTTGGATCATTCTGAAGCAGGACTGTAATCTTTAGTCAGCAATATCTGTGCTTCAATCGGAGTTTGCATGAACTGTGAATGTTTGTCAGCTTAATTAGTTTTGGAATTAAGAGTGAATGGACATTGTCTTTTGCCTGGACATGACTATGAAATCCTTTCTTTGCACGTTCTTCTTTTGATGTTATTATTGATATGCATGTCTTActgaatctattttttttctgttcaaaACACTATGGAAGGATGTCACTTTACTTTGACTCTGTTGGTTTCAAAGTTGAAAAAGCTGGAAGATTGCATACGTCATAGACTGCTTCGTTTCAAAGTTGAAAAAACAGCAAGATTACATCATAGACTGCTTGTTTTTATTGACGATAATTTCATAAAATGTTAGTGTGAATTATGTGTCCTTCACTTCACAATCACTTTATCCATTGTCATTTtaccttttcattttattattccATGAAGTTGTTTTTGGATTGGCAAAAAGCTTTATTAATGTATCAATTTCTTTTTATACAGAATTCAAGTGGGATGATGTTAAGGCTGACAAGCACCGAGAGAATTATCTTGGCCATAGCATTAAGGCTCCTGTTGGCAGATGGCAGAAAGGTATCATCTATATTCCTTCGTCTTCTAgccatgttatttttttttcctttttaccgAATTATTACATGGATATATTTCCATGTACTATAACTCGCATTCAATTCCACTTTTGATGTTTGTAACTTGTTCTATTATATTATCAACAATGGACTATTAAGATATAGTGCAGCTATGAGTTTCAGTTTCTTACTATCCACATAATCCCTCACTATTTGATTCTTATAGCAAGAACTTTCTCACATCAAGAACTACTATATCTTTTAAATCTCATAAAAGcagcataaaatattttagttagAAGCTTCATAATAGGATTTAGTGCCAATCTCACAAGTCAATTTGTATTGCTATTTTTAGTCAATTTTCATTTATGTACATTTCTGTTCAGATGGTACCATCTATTCTTTATGGAAATTCTGTATAGCTATCTTTTTGTGTAACGTCCTTGCATCATAAGGTATTTCATGGACTTGATTCCCCCTTCTTTCTTTGGCATTTGCCTCGAATCGCTATCTTACTACCAATAGTGCTGTTTTCTATTGGAAGTGGATTGAACCACGCAAAATCATCGCCTCGGAATAGTCAATGTGTGGTGCCTCGTTCATTTTAGCCATAAGCTCCATATTCTTCTCTGGCTCAAATAGTCGAAGATACATAGGACTCGACATTGAGAGTAACCTTTCtactttttctctcctttttcttgtttctctAAATCATTTCTCTTAATTCTTTCTTCCCTTATTCCATCAAAGATTCTCGGTGTTAACTGCTGTATTTCAATTTTATTGCTCACATGTCTCGAGATTTTAGTCTCGATTCCATCTAATATTGCAGaacttataatattaaaattttctgcCTCCACCAATCTAGTACTTTCTACTTATTAATGCACTATTCCCATTCTTTTTTTTGCTAGCCTTCTGTTCTTTTGTGTGTCCCCTGCCTCTTCTTGGTGCTCACTATTTAACATATAGACTTAAGAACCTATGATAAACCAGTGGAAGCAACAAATGAGCTAAAGGAAAGAGCAGAAAAGCCATGTGTGAGGTTCAGTTCATATCCTACATGGCCTGTAAGCTTCGAGTTTGTAAGATGTTAATTTTTGCTATACGAGTAAACCATCGTTAAAACAAAATTGAATTACGGTATGTGGCCAAAAGCCCAAAACCCTTAGTAGTGTATATAGTGTGTACTTTAGTTAGTGTCACCTATTTACAGAACCTATAGCGACAGCTGTTACCAGGCAGCATCTACAGGAATAAAAGAGTTCGGATTattcaaaatttcttttcttgGGCCATGTCACTCTTTCCCGAAATGCATGTACTGGACATGTTCTTCTTCAGCTTTTTCCGGCCATATAGTGGGGGTCACACAGTTGATTTTTAAAACCTACTagattttttattctatttcaaCCATGTAATCCATCTGAAATTAacttcttttaatatttatgtacCTTGTTGTTGCAACTTTATGTCagacttgaatttaatatatttcatcTTTTTTCCAGGGAAGGATTTGTTCTGGTATACCAGGGATAAGAATTCTGGGAGCTCGAATTCGGATGATGCTCGCAAGGAGGAAATAAGGAGGataaaggaagaggaggagcagGCTATGCGCGAGGCCCTTGGCCTAGCTCCTAAGCGGGCTAGCCGACCCCAAGGCAATCGCCTAGATAAGTACGAGTATGCAGAACTTGTGAAGAGAGGGTCCACAGCTGAGGACTTAGGGGCTGGTCATGCTGAAGCTGCACAAGTTCAAGGACTTGGCTTATACAAGTGAGTTACAGTTATCTAAATGATCTATTCTGTTTAATCGAGTACATTAAAACATTGGGCATATAGCCATTATAATATCTCACTgagttcaacaattttctttcATTCTGTGCATAGTTGCGCTTATGTGCTCTTTTGGATGTTTGCCTATAACTGGATTCTAGACTTATCCGACCATGAATTTATATCGTGGACCAATGACTATTACACAAAGTGATAGATATTACCTAACAAGACACTAAAAGGACGCCGATGAAATCATGTAGTTTAAGGgcataaaatataggatttAGTATTTCAAGGGGCAAAGTGAATTTGTGATACTTACAGTTGGGCTTCCTTTTAGCAAAATGTTTGCTTCGCTATTATTCTAAGTAATTCTCTCCATTTGATGCATAAGGCATGCTGCTTTTGTGTTGCAGAGTGCCTCGTAATAGGGAAGAGTCTTTTTCTCTTCCAGGCAATCTACAGGAAGCAAAATCCAATACACTAACCGAATCTCAGTTAGAAAGCGACGAAGATCGTTCCGAGGAGGAGAGTAGGAGGAAGAGGCGGCGTGAGGAGAGGAAAAATGAAGAGAGAAGACGAGATACGCCTGAGAATGTTAAGGAGAGAAGACGAGATAAGCATGAGAATGTGAAGGAGAGAGGACGAGATAAGCAAGAGAAGCACCAGCGTAAAGATAAGGAAAAGCGGAggcatgattcagattaattttttctttgtaACTAAACCAGGTGACAATTGGCGGTTAGCCAAATGATGGATTACTGGTATGTTGTTGAGCTGTTTAATAGGGCAGTGATTTCTGTTCTTACTTGGGAAAGAATCGAAGGATTGCAGTTTGTTTTGTTAACTACCGTCTCAATTCTGTTCAAGGTTCATAGTAACTACAGTTGGCCAATGTTTGCTCGCCTTAAATGTTTTacatttctttgtttttttttggcaaCTCCAACAGTCCATTTTGTTGGACGTAATTAAAGATGCATAAAGTTAGAGATGCAATAGTTAC
This DNA window, taken from Ananas comosus cultivar F153 linkage group 5, ASM154086v1, whole genome shotgun sequence, encodes the following:
- the LOC109710683 gene encoding multiple myeloma tumor-associated protein 2 homolog — encoded protein: MGTEYDVLDNDLVYYVRSNLKPRRCIALALAVNVDPKPIDSIYAIGSSRHEGENSDHKKRRGHKKIGKNQKNPSRGGVRGGRDQFKWDDVKADKHRENYLGHSIKAPVGRWQKGKDLFWYTRDKNSGSSNSDDARKEEIRRIKEEEEQAMREALGLAPKRASRPQGNRLDKYEYAELVKRGSTAEDLGAGHAEAAQVQGLGLYKVPRNREESFSLPGNLQEAKSNTLTESQLESDEDRSEEESRRKRRREERKNEERRRDTPENVKERRRDKHENVKERGRDKQEKHQRKDKEKRRHDSD